ACACTTACGGAGCACATTAgcattgcttttaaaattgcCGATCAACTTGGTTGTCAACATGTCGCAGTGTTCACCTCCAGCTTTCACAGGTCAGAAATTCTGCAACAGATTCAAAATCAGACAAGGAAATCTTATATCTCCTCAAGCATTACAGAATTGCATCTTAATGACACGCCTATTGGCATTGCGAGAATGATGACAGAAATTTTTAAGATCACTGTAAACTACAACTCAGTTTTGGTTGTAATGGACTGCAGTGAACAGGACGCTTCGTTCCTCATAGAAGCTACTTACACCGTCAATATAAACCCTGTGCAATTTCAGTGGTTGTTTCTTAGAGAGGAGGAAAATAGCACTGATGAAGTGATATCCCTTCCTATAAATGTGTTTGGCCTACgttcaaaatttgataaaaagcAATGGGTGCAGGATGCATTGCTCCTCCTTAATGGCTCGTTTTATTCAAGTAACGACCAGAATAAATTTATCAACATGGGATCCGTCAGCTCAAAAGTTACCGACCAATTTGAACTATACAGGTGAGTAAAACATGAAAGCCATACGGAGGGGAGGTAAACGAGTGGTGAACGATCAAACATTTGCTTGAGAAGAAAAACGTCAGTTGAATGAAATGTATGATCTTGAGAATTCATTATCTATGTCAGTTTGAGAGAGGCAACTAAAAATTTACCAGTTTCAAAAATCTTTTAGCCAGCCGGGTTTAAGAAAATGTATCATCCATACCGGCCTTAGTTGGGCTATTATTAGGCACAAAGTATCGGTGCCCTAAGTAACCATCTTGCAATTACCTCGCCCGTTACTCAAGAGATTTGGCTGGGGACAAACAGGGGTTGAAATGACACAAGCTTGGTTATTTAGAGATTCTCCGCGACGACAAGAGTTATCAGAAAGATGGGGGTGATGGGAATAAGTTTCCAGGGGAGGATTCAGTTAGTTAGCAGGATACTGTCTTGGTATAGGTAACGAGTGCACCAAATCTCGTTGTGTGGTGGGAGTATGAGTCACCAGATTAATGATAAAGGATAAActtaagaaataatttctttgctGCTTTGGCTCAATCCAAGAAGAAAAGTGGAACATGAAACGTGATTTTAAAACAGAAGTGTCTGcagtaaagaaaagagaagcaAAGGCTCGATGTTTTTTTCGAAGATTTATGCctaatcgaaaaaaaaagaaatgaaagagaaaatagTATAGTTTGTGCTccataaaagaaaatgttccTTGCAAAACGTTCTTTAGGAGAGACTCTGTTATGATACTATGACTTAGAGCCACTTAATGGCCATTTTTATACGttggtaattttgtattatcagctgagttgataacgtaaattggcgaCCGTAAACAATTCAAAAtctgacgttttgagcgttagcccttcgttaatACGAAGAGCAAAGAGGCGAagcgctaacgctcgaaacttcagcttttaaactctttacggtggccaatttacgttgtcaacgcggttgataataataaattacctcgttatactctcccaccgacgcagtaccacaatTTCATCAGAGACTAACCTTTTACATATTTATACCTTGTCTGTCTAAAAAATGTTACTCTTTAAAACTCCAGAAAAATGCTAGATCAGGCGTTCTTGGGAAAAACAGGATGGGTTCAGTTCGACGAGAAAGGAAACCGAGTGGCGACTAGTTATGATATCATCATCACATTCCGAGAGAACTCATCAAGTTCAGGGGAAGTGGCATGGGTTACCATGGGATCTGCAACAGGCCATCGAGTCAGCTTTCAAAGGTCGTTATGGGCGACCAATGTTTGTGATCACAAAGAAATACTTCGAGTGGTGGTTATTGAAGAAGAACCAATGTTGATAGTAAGTAAGGAAGATGTGGCTACATTCAGTGAGTGCGTTTTGAGTTACCCTTGCACAAAATACAAGCACTATGATAACAACTCCGAGCAAAATACACCGATAAAGTGCTGTTGCATTGGCTTTCTAATAGATCTCTTGCAGTGGCTTGAAAAAGACTTATCTCTTTCGGTGGAGTTGTATTTGGGTAGGGATGGCAAGTATGGGGCTTACAATGCGGACTCTAAAGAATGGGATGGAATGATTGGCGATTTGCTTTCTAACAGAGCTGACATGGCTCTTTCAGCGTTGACTACAACGAGAATGAGGGAAAAATACATTGACTTTTCTTATCCATTTTTTCATGGAGAAATGAAGCTGCTCATCTCTGTCACTCCAGTAAGAGTTAATGTGGAAATTGGGTTCCTGGCACCGTTTGACAAAGCCTTGTGGATTGTCTTTTTGGCTACTGTCAGTGGTGTTCTTGCAACAGTATGGCTCATGGAAAGAATGAGTCCGAATCGCCAACGGATAATCTTTGCAGAAAAGGACACCAAATTCAGTTTGTCGACATGTATGTCTTACATTTGGAGTAATGTAGTGAAACTTGAGTTGGAAGGCAAGAAGCCACAGAGCATTAGTGCGAGACTTACAACTGCTGTGTTTTCCATCTCAACACTGATAATAATTACAACATACACGGCTAAATTGGCAGCTTCTCTTGTTCAGCTGGATGAAGAATCCCCTGTCACAGGGATTAAAGATCCTAAGGTAACTAAAACTAAAGCTCTGAATGTGGGTTATTTTCTTTCTGTCCTGTTCTGAAATGGCTTCAAGCCATTTCAGGACAGGTTGAAGATATGATTTCGGGCCAATGATATCTGTGAACATGACTTGGTAAGCCTGTGTAAATTGGTGTTTCCTCCAGCTTCCATAAAGACCTGTAAGACCCATAAAAACCATCATAACACTCGTGAGTTCAGcacaaagaaaaatcattttgggTAGCTCACGTATGAGACAAGTTAGATAAGGTTTCAGGCATTCATattggaatttattttttagaaaagagCTGACACTGTTTCCTACTTGTTTTGCAGTTTCAAGATCCTCCGCCAGGCTTCACATTTACCACTCTTCATAGTAGTAGTATACTGTCCTTCTTTACAAACAGTGATGATCCTGCATACAGAAAAATAGGAAGAAACATGATTCCCTATACTGTGAGGAGCTACAACGAGGGTCTCGAAAAACTAAAGAAAGGGTCGGTATTAATTCTCTTTTCAAACTTGGATTTATGATGGAGACATGTCTTGCACACGGCAGTGAATATACAGCCTTAGTCATGCCTTCCTAAGAAAAGGGTTACTTATTTTGAATGTTCTCCATGTAAGAATAAATGTTATGACCTgctaaaatttcaagtaaaaacCTTTGGGCAAAGTTATAATAAACAATCAACCCCTATATATTCCCTACTGCCTTGTAACAGAGTGGTAACGGCCATGAAACCTGGGTTATAATGGGTTGTAGTGCATTCTTAGGGATCTGAATGGAGGACTCCACAAAGGCGGTTTAGCGGCAACCATGTGGATTCTCCCACTTCAAGCAATTCATCGTTGTTACccaaaaaatgattaaaactaAGTAAGTCCCCCTCTCCCGCGTTGAAAATAACTCTGTAATGCATAGTTTCTTATCTACCAAAATTTTATATGAGACTGTTACCCCAGGATGGTGTCCGGTCAATTCGCCACCACAACAAACTCGCCATCGCAAAACTCGCCACCGCGAAGAGTCAAGTTGACTTAAACATTATGAGTAGCCTGTACTTGCAGAAGTATATTGCGAAAAGGGAAAAGGACTCAGAAGTTATGCGTAGCGTCTCAATTATGGAACGTGAACCGGTAAATGAAGTTAAACATGTTGATATCCCAAACTTCAGTTTGCGGAAAGCGAAACCAGAGTAATTTTCGCCAAATGATGTTCATAGTGGTGATTTTCGCCGATGTTGATTAAACCGCATGAAATTtacatcaaatgaaagctaagatATAGTAGTATATTCGACATGAAATGCTCGTACAAGTAGAGCGAAATTTGTAGAAACGGACTTGGCTTCCTTTCTTTGTGTTAATCACAAAGGATGCCGTCGTGACCTGTAACACGAGTTTCTTTCTCATGAACGCATTTCGTAATCAAATCTAATGGAACTTATATCATAAAAGTGCACACAAACCCAGTGTATTACAATAATAAATAGCATGTCAGCGATGTTTCGCTGACATACGGCTTTGAGGTGCCTCCGCGTCAGGAGCCATTTACAGTGTGATGGATGTTACATATGGTATTTAACGGATAACGTGCCATAATTGAGAATTCCCTCAGAATAACTCATGTCGATCTCTCTAAGCCAACCCAATTTGTAAACTGCGGTTATAATTAATTTAAGCAggcaatttttttcctacaaGTTCACAATCTAGTCTCCTTTTCCCAGTTACGcgtagtcctgaaaaggacaTTTGTCAGTTGTGATGACTAACGTTTGGACAACCTGAGTGAATGTCTCGATTCTGATGAAAAGAACTGAAAGATATCGACGTTCCTTCATGCCATCTATTTTCAATCTTACTTAATAATAAAcgaggaaattgtttttaagttttaagtGAGTAAATATCACTTTTGCACAAAGGTCTTAAGGGTAAATTAGATACTAATTAGCATATATCTTATAATTCAACTTTTATCGTGTATAGTACTTTTTAAGGATCATGCatatcgtttaatttttcttgaacTTATTGACGGTAAATACCACGCAATTTACCTTACTAGTTGCGATGTGACATTGTTTGCTTATTAAATCTATCATATCTATCATGATGACTTTAGGGCtctactgaaaaaaaaccttgaagagTTTGGTTccctcattaaatatcatgattattataataattattattattacttttgcTTGTCACTTCTGCTAAGTTTGTCGAAACGTCCGCCACCAccaccaacaacagtccttcacAGGACTTTCTTCCTCCCATACGATTAGACTACACGATCACTTGATTTTGCTACGCCTAtttattttcggttttttttttttctgagtcaaCGAATGAAACGCCACATGGTCTTATCTTCCAGTTTGTACACATTCCTTACTTTGATTTTCACTTACTTTTCAGGGAAATTAAAGCCTTCATCTACGACTCACCATTCATTGACCTTGGAGCTTCCAAGATGCCCGGATGTTCGTTTAAAGTAGTAGGGAACCCAATAATTACTGTAGCATACGCCATAGGATTTCCCAAAAACTCGAAGTGGAGAGATCCGGTTTCAAATCTGTTGCTTAAATACCAAAAAATAGATTACTTtagaaaactgaaggaaaaatgGTTTAGAGGAGGCTGTTTTTATACCGGTCGATCATCTCAAAGCGCTGAAGAGATGAAGCCTGTTAATTTTGGTGGCCTTTTCTTTATATTAGGTGGAGCGATAGTTGTGtgttttcttattttacttGGAGAGTGCCTGTGGTCACGCCATGAACGAAAGGAAGGGAGATATACCCCTAAAAGAATCGGACAGAGTAACAAGTCCTCAATAATTCGTTCCTTCTCTGACGAGCAAAGAAAGGAGCGAAGCCAGGGTGGAAATTTTAGCACGCGTGTTCGATCTGATACAATTCCTCCTTTCTTGGTAGTGTAGCGTTCTTGCTATTATTAAacaaatattaattatttttaaaagttaatgtGCCAAGGAAAATGTATGTCATGAAGGTAACTGCCACAAATGCTGAAATCTAAATATTAATCTGACAATCCCACCCCCCCAAAACGCTCTCAAGTCAATGAACAAAGGCAATCACCTTCTGGAAATGATATGGGGAAAATAATTAAGCCTGCGATAATCATACATTTACAATATCAAGGCTGCGCATAAAAAGTGAATCTCTAACTGTTAATCTGACACAGACAGGACAGGGCGACCATATGGGAACAGATGAAGAATACGTTTATATAATAATGTGTCAACACGAAGCGGAGTTCAGTCTTACGCGATTATCGAATTATTTTCCTACATAATGTCTCTCGATTCCTAAAATTAGAAAATTCTGTTATTAATTCTGAATTAATCTGTTTCCGTGAGACAGGTCAAGGACACTCCCTCGAAATGACttgaggaaaaataattaagatgGTGACCTCACGACTGCAAATGCACATATATAGGTTATTTACCAGCCAAAGTCGGTTCATGTTTGGAAAACTGTGCCCGAAGTCTTGAATATCGCCCGAGTCACCTAAGGCTGTAGATAGAGGGCGGTATTCAACTTTCGCTATTTCGCTATATTGATCAACCTAGGCAGGTgtaaaacatttcattcttttctAGAAACTAACAAAACGCATGCCAAAAGACCACGAACAATTTAGGGCGGTAATTACGGTAAGATCCTCCATAAATTAAACACATTTTAGCGAGTAGATGTAAAGATAAcagaggtaatgcaaattaaagagaaaggATTCACcgaaaaatttatttgcatgatGATACTGATCATAAAAGGTGTCTTCAAATGGCTTTCAAGCAAACTTCGAAAGATTTTTTGCGATGAGTATTTTGCACGATTGGACACCTGTCGCAACAACACCACACATTGATCAcaggaaaattaacaatttaattCTACACGAAGAAAGTCCTATACGTACATCATCAACTCTCACACTCTGGCTCTCATTTTACGACACAAAGTCCGTAAAACTTCTCTCGCTCAAGCGCAGTAGGATCGATTTAGTTAAGCTATTCTGCCATGACATCTTCTTTCTTTGAGTTCTTAAAGGACTCACAAGTAATGAATGGCAAAGAAACTAATAATTATATAACTCAAATAACTTAATTCATTTTATGTTTGAATCGGTCAATGTCCCTATTATTCTTAGCATTCCAAAACCTCGAATCAAACAAGGTCTCTCGCAACTCGATCGCTAGAGGTCCTAACTCTAAGTTGAGGAAAACTAGGCTGTGTGTTTGTAGAGAAGAGTACAGTTGACGTCACTTCGCAAGGTTCCATAATCTGTAGTGGTTTTCCTGAATTGGTATTTGTCACTGAGCTTGGATCCTTTGTTTGCGATATTGGCTCGAGGTTCAAATCTTGTTCGTCAGGCATCTCAACTCTATTAAGACTAATCGCTAACCGCAAGTGTCTACGGTTTTTACGTACCACTCTGGAAGGTTTTTGGATGACATATGACGGGGGAGTAGGGCTTCTTGCAATGACTTTCCCAGGCACCCTTTCTGCTGATCTAACTTTACACGAACTGAGTCACCTGGCTTTAGGTCGCGAAGGGGTAGCAGTCCAAGTCTCTTGTCAAAGTGCTGATGGTATGCAGTTTTGGATCGCTCGTCCTTTCTAGTAACAGCTTCGTGGCTCAGTAGAACCGGCTTCAAGTTGGATTCCAATGTAGGTTGGAGGGTGCGGATTTATCTTCCCATTATCAAATGGCAAGGGCTCATGCCTGTGAATGTTTGAGGTTTTACTCGGTACAACAAAGGTTCAAGAAAGGGATGTCACTGCTTCAATATCCTCTTGGCGACGCGTACCCCTTTCTGCTTTTCCATTTGCTTGTGGGTAATGTGGTGGTATGTTGAAATTCATACTCGTGGCTAAACTTGGTCAGAGGCAAATTAAGGACCATTGTGGTTCACAATTTCGTCTGGTATTCCCCATCGGGCAAATATGTCCTTGACTATATTGATCGCAGCACTGCTGGTGGTACTGGAATTGAAAGCTATTTCCGGAAATCTTGAATAGATCTTGAATAATAgtcttaaaacaaaaacaagattgacaatataaaaTTTATAGTGAACTTATGAACAGATATAGAATTAGACTTAAAAAGATATCTAAAGCGGAAAAAACCTTTGATGACTGCAACATAAGAACAGAATAAATGCAGAATTTGCGAGGAAAGGGCGTACCCCAAGTACCGCCCCCTAAAGGGCTACGTGCTGTTCCTATAAGTtacctgattataaattcagtggGAGGACGAAACGTACAAGTTGTTTATACCTTTAATTACCTTAAAGAAAGAGGAGTTGAACGtgttcaattaaaaattaagaattattttccTGATTGGAATTCCACATGGAATCAACCCAAAGACGAGCCTGAAGGgaattgaaatataaaaaagggAATTTCCAGAAAATCCCTGCAAGGGATAAATTTCTACCAGTTTGAATTACTTTCTTCTTTATCAAACGggattaaaaaaactgaaacataGCTTTCCACAAGATAATTGAAATATTCTGGCACAAGTTCCAAATACCGTTGAAATTGGTCATCTGTTTTCGAGTCAATTCGCGATAGGAGAGTATGGAACTTAGTTGAAATCAGTAACAACCTGACACTAATATTTTGTAGAGTGAAATTGACTTTTTTAGAAAAGATATCAATTACTTTACTTACTGAGTAAGACTACCCAAGAAATAGGAAACGATCCTCTAgcatattatatatttttttcctgaatggCTTGTCCAACATAAGAAAGCTCTTTAAATGCTTCTagataaaatatgttttaatgtCATCGTTTAATAATAGCGCATATGAACCGCTCAAAACGCTGTTTCCAATCTGGCCACTCTTTGAGAAGTCGAGTTGGTTGAAATTCAACATTTCTGCTACTTTACAGCAGCCGCCATGTCACAACGAAAAAAGTAAGCCGTGTGCACTCTTGAACGAACAACAGCATTGGTTTGGCAAACAGAATCGAGTTGAATGACTATCTGGACGAATtattcctcaaaaaaaaatcagttatcGTAGAGAAAGTTTTATTCATCTCAATCAAGGATTATTCTACGAAAATTTACTTTGGTCCAGTTTATGGGCGGGGAAAGTCATTGCAAGTAAATTCAAAATCTTTGTTATGAAGATGTCAGAGTGTGCACGTTTGTCAGTTGCTGCAATGGTGTGTGTAAATCTTGTCGCTTTATCATCGAAAAACTGAAGTCAAATAAAACACCTTCTCTCCTCAAGTTTACTGGTATCACTGATATATCGTATGATCTTTGTGAAGATAACCAATTGTTGAGTCTGGAGCGCTACCAAGGGTCACCGTGCTTTCAAGTCAGACGCTTGATTTATCACAATGGCGATAGACAACCAATGGCCAAACAACTACCAGAATAAATCTTGGAACCGTCAGCTCAAAAGTTACCGACCAATTTGAACCATACAGGTGAGTAAAACTTGAAAGTAGCTAAAAGGCGGGGAGGATCAAGCTGATTGGGTGGCTGAATTATCAAATAGTTGCTTGTGGAGAAAATTGTGGGATAAAAATGCTTGATCTAGGTCATACATTGGAATTCATTTTTCATATGTTTGAGAGAGGCGGTTAAATTATGAATTCGTTCTTTGATTCATGATTCATTATTCATAGGTTTGAGAGAGCCGGTGAAACATTTACACATACTTATCCAACATGATATTTAATCGTTTAGCTGGGGCTGCGGACCTTATTCCAAATTCGATAACAGTCAATAGGCCTGTCCCGATTACGGTGCCCGGAAACTTTTGAGCACCTTTTTGCGGTTCAAGCAACCTTGAGCGAATATTTGCGTCTCTGAGCAGTTTTTAAGCAAAACATAGGTTTGGAACACATACCAAGCTCGAAAAATTCAATGATTTCGTAGAAAACTTCAAGAGATGTATGGTTTAGACCCTGAGAATGCAATGAGTAGAGCTAGTTTCGTTCAAGTTCCCTCGTGTCGTTCAGCAAGGCGTCAAATGAAGCAGGTGTTTTGTTCCTTTAGACTTTACAGTATCCTGAAATTTAGCCCAATTTTTTGGCCTACGAGCAACCGTacccttcctcccccccccaagtgaaacggaggcgagggaACGTCTGCGCAAACCTGAAACTGATCGCGTTCCGTGACGTCACTTTAATTTAGCGTGAaggttatcgagataaacaaGAACATGGAAGTGagtcaatttttcatttttcaggtaAATCTGCAATTCAGCGTCCGAGTTTAAAGtcccatttccaaccttgatgcaacgcgcgcctcgacccaatttcctgtaacacgaaattctcagatcactgaaaaccttctaaaatcgtctttctcaagagccatcctggacataGAGTCATCCATCCATTTTCatccattcatcaattttttttaaattgaagtttgTCAACCTTGTTAAATAGAaccaagggtcagttgaagtttcctgcccgtggagaggagcttgcgctcgaaagagcggtcgaggttgttgtccatgcaaagcagcaaataagaattgtaacgcaaactgtcagtgtcgctgacaTTCCTGCAATGAATTAAgtgactaaacttaaaataattgaacGTCCGGCAatccgatatttttccatatttctcttcgaaatccaaaaaatattcatacgaaaatgttctacctttatttacaatcctcaagcgcttccaggAAGCCTAAAATTTCGAATTTGATGTTTGTCGCTAACCCTATATACAGAGTACGAAGCCGTCCAAAAGCTCGACTCTTAGCAACTTTTCAACGACACGGCTGGACACAGTCCCccaaataactccatatttctcttttaaatataccaatttctcgttggaaaatattctaccttcatttacaatcctcaagcgcttctagaaagtgaaaaaattccaacgttgtccgtttcgctgaccttgtacacaAAGTGCGAAGAGATCTAAGCGTGACATTCTTCGAATAACTAAACTcccggcagtctgatatttttccatatttctctttaaaaattaccaatttttattggaaatattttatcttcattaaGAATCCTCAGGCGCATctagacaaagaaaaaatttgaacgttGTCCTTTCCGCCGACTCTGttcacagagtacgaagagatccaagcgtgacacttaaaaaaattttcttcagatTCTTccggacaaaa
This region of Pocillopora verrucosa isolate sample1 chromosome 3, ASM3666991v2, whole genome shotgun sequence genomic DNA includes:
- the LOC131794214 gene encoding glutamate receptor ionotropic, NMDA 1; translated protein: MNSKSSVCYTSSSLLISLIYHIIFVKITNCYESGVLPRVTVLSSQTLNLSQWRANLDIDVVKFPAGNLSFYDALKVAETISRTVQEGNGTKAIIGSGNKFIDRLIAGTLGLLVVPFISILRQDEYQDQLYINLSPSTLTEHISIAFKIADQLGCQHVAVFTSSFHRSEILQQIQNQTRKSYISSSITELHLNDTPIGIARMMTEIFKITVNYNSVLVVMDCSEQDASFLIEATYTVNINPVQFQWLFLREEENSTDEVISLPINVFGLRSKFDKKQWVQDALLLLNGSFYSSNDQNKFINMGSVSSKVTDQFELYRKMLDQAFLGKTGWVQFDEKGNRVATSYDIIITFRENSSSSGEVAWVTMGSATGHRVSFQRSLWATNVCDHKEILRVVVIEEEPMLIVSKEDVATFSECVLSYPCTKYKHYDNNSEQNTPIKCCCIGFLIDLLQWLEKDLSLSVELYLGRDGKYGAYNADSKEWDGMIGDLLSNRADMALSALTTTRMREKYIDFSYPFFHGEMKLLISVTPVRVNVEIGFLAPFDKALWIVFLATVSGVLATVWLMERMSPNRQRIIFAEKDTKFSLSTCMSYIWSNVVKLELEGKKPQSISARLTTAVFSISTLIIITTYTAKLAASLVQLDEESPVTGIKDPKFQDPPPGFTFTTLHSSSILSFFTNSDDPAYRKIGRNMIPYTVRSYNEGLEKLKKGEIKAFIYDSPFIDLGASKMPGCSFKVVGNPIITVAYAIGFPKNSKWRDPVSNLLLKYQKIDYFRKLKEKWFRGGCFYTGRSSQSAEEMKPVNFGGLFFILGGAIVVCFLILLGECLWSRHERKEGRYTPKRIGQSNKSSIIRSFSDEQRKERSQGGNFSTRVRSDTIPPFLVV